A region from the Simiduia sp. 21SJ11W-1 genome encodes:
- a CDS encoding sigma-54 dependent transcriptional regulator, whose translation MGGHALIVDDEPDILELLNITLARMGVQCDTAETVAHARTLIESEKRYDICLTDMRLPDGNGIELVKLIQAQCPDTPVAMITAHGNIDTAIESMKAGAFDFLSKPIDIERLRTLVATAIKVTTAEAVPDNALLVGNTAAMQQLKEKIFKLSRSQAPVLITGESGSGKELIARSIHLQGPRSDSPFVAVNCGAIPRELMESEFFGHKKGSFTGAATDKSGLFQAAENGTLFLDEVADLPMDMQVKLLRAIQEKAVRPIGGQQELPTNVRILSATHKDLREEIKRGNFRQDLYYRINVIELTAPALRDRQQDIPVLTHAILANLANEYGTPPAQLAPSALKALHDYSFPGNVRELENILERAYTLCDSNTIQASDLQLQQASTAASTPKPGRHEALHGQPLDEHLEEIEKDLIVNALDETKWNRTEAAKRLGISFRSLRYRLKKLGLE comes from the coding sequence ATGGGCGGCCATGCACTCATCGTCGATGACGAACCCGATATTTTAGAGCTGTTAAATATCACCCTCGCACGCATGGGCGTGCAATGCGATACCGCCGAAACGGTGGCACACGCACGCACTCTGATTGAGAGCGAAAAGCGCTACGATATCTGCCTGACCGATATGCGCCTGCCAGACGGCAATGGCATTGAACTGGTGAAACTTATTCAAGCCCAGTGCCCGGATACCCCCGTGGCCATGATTACGGCACACGGCAATATTGATACTGCCATTGAATCCATGAAAGCCGGCGCTTTCGACTTTTTATCCAAACCCATCGACATTGAACGGCTACGCACGCTGGTGGCAACCGCCATAAAAGTAACCACTGCAGAAGCGGTGCCCGACAACGCACTGCTGGTGGGAAATACTGCAGCAATGCAGCAACTGAAAGAGAAAATATTCAAATTATCGCGCAGCCAGGCGCCGGTGCTGATCACCGGGGAGTCCGGCTCTGGCAAGGAGCTGATAGCCCGCTCAATCCACTTGCAAGGCCCGCGTAGCGACTCACCCTTCGTTGCGGTGAACTGCGGCGCCATTCCGCGAGAATTGATGGAAAGCGAGTTTTTTGGCCATAAAAAAGGCAGCTTCACGGGTGCAGCCACCGATAAATCCGGCTTATTTCAGGCCGCCGAAAACGGCACCCTATTTCTCGATGAAGTGGCAGACCTGCCCATGGACATGCAAGTAAAACTGCTGCGTGCCATTCAGGAGAAAGCTGTACGCCCCATTGGCGGCCAGCAAGAGCTGCCTACCAACGTGCGCATTCTTAGCGCCACCCATAAAGATCTGCGCGAAGAAATCAAGCGCGGCAATTTCCGCCAGGATTTGTACTACCGCATTAACGTTATTGAACTGACTGCACCCGCGCTGCGCGACAGGCAGCAAGACATCCCCGTGCTCACCCACGCCATTCTTGCAAACCTGGCCAATGAATATGGCACGCCACCGGCGCAACTGGCACCCTCTGCTTTAAAGGCACTGCATGATTACAGCTTTCCTGGCAACGTGCGAGAGCTTGAGAATATTTTAGAGCGGGCTTACACCCTGTGCGACAGCAATACCATTCAAGCATCAGACTTGCAGCTTCAACAGGCATCAACTGCAGCCAGCACGCCCAAACCCGGCCGTCACGAAGCGCTGCACGGCCAGCCGCTCGATGAACACCTGGAAGAAATTGAAAAAGATCTTATTGTTAATGCACTGGATGAAACCAAGTGGAACCGCACCGAGGCCGCCAAGCGCTTAGGCATAAGTTTTAGATCCCTTCGCTACCGGCTAAAAAAGCTGGGCCTTGAGTAG
- a CDS encoding pilus assembly protein produces the protein MLQKKYLLNFAAFTFAWCTSASAAELTLAEKPLVVTGVAKPNIMILADSSGSMLHIVEAAPYDKNVSYGTCPPGQALNNNGELEADFVWDSVKGVWFNQIENGEGNFSWSLTGGTGTRCFDSAKTYTNVRLHQDTWGFGTGANYSGNFLNWYFSNDTRTGRYESTAEHKYRPGSKTRNEVTIDALTDMVGTNGITGLKGVHMGISWFNSGKARIESGLSDIDTATNRTNLLNKIKNLPASGGTPLNSALASVGRYFIEGASDNTTALTYTNTHVASGKNAKELLNLEPNYASGVTKPTSTVMQYSCQSNIIVAMTDGEPTGDNGYSGPLNLWEDGVEATTNAQSLDPGDLDDVAIALRELDWRPSLYGKDAAENLNNIKTYTVGFGLDIPVLKDAGDKGAGTIDANGVVQKPGFFLAQDSAELTTVFKRIAADVIASNGSVASVAFNSSQLNQDSAVYQAKFDTKKWSGQLEARELTVTGGIATTPAWEAGDRMDGQSASARNIMTFASDGVPFEWANLTEEQKNDLGYTGLPTAAPVRNDVLGQAMLNYLRGDRSLEGSLSTQFRERDSKLGDIVNSTPVYVGKPELYWPDYQTGSNAELFGASDKPYSEYKTAQKDRAPVLYFGANDGMLHGVNAAVTGGGEEVFAYIPSQVFDSSAGDVGLRQLASQSYGHKFFVDLTPTVSDVFINNEWRTILIGGLRAGGRGLFALDVTNPSDFNDLTNKAGSIALWEFDETVDADLGYTFSKPTIAMLKDGSNSGKWAAIFGNGYNNKGDGKAKLFIVFIEQGTDGTWDSGDYIELSTGVGDTTTPNGLSTPRVVDLDGDSVADRVYVGDLRGNVWAFDLTDNNTGNWGLAHGSSPLMTAKDSSGKAQPITSAPIAAINPKVATKNNEPNVMVMFGTGKFLESSDPSNSDTMSYYAVWDKGTGGRLRANLKERRFVTETNPDGTRVRKVTGDAIDWSSDYGWYIDLLHRAASTDTGTAEGERVISDSLLRRKVLFFNTVIPDDTPCKSGGSGWLSSLQFDTGLAPTEAIFDANNDGSIDSGDLNYVGSEFLNGLPAQSGILGDVQFTPGSDGTIKSRKVNVGSGDKEGRLSWEEVYRD, from the coding sequence ATGTTACAGAAAAAGTATCTATTAAATTTTGCCGCATTCACGTTTGCATGGTGTACCAGTGCATCGGCCGCCGAGTTAACCTTGGCAGAGAAACCCTTGGTGGTTACCGGCGTGGCCAAGCCCAATATTATGATATTGGCAGACAGCTCCGGTTCTATGTTGCACATAGTTGAGGCCGCGCCCTACGATAAAAATGTTTCCTACGGTACATGCCCGCCTGGGCAGGCATTGAATAATAATGGTGAGCTTGAGGCCGATTTCGTTTGGGATAGCGTTAAAGGTGTGTGGTTTAACCAAATAGAAAATGGGGAAGGGAATTTTTCTTGGTCTCTCACGGGGGGCACAGGTACGCGCTGCTTTGACTCTGCCAAAACCTACACTAACGTGCGGTTGCATCAAGATACCTGGGGGTTTGGTACCGGAGCGAATTACTCGGGCAACTTCCTGAACTGGTACTTCTCCAACGATACTCGAACAGGCCGTTACGAAAGCACAGCAGAGCATAAGTATCGCCCCGGCTCAAAAACCCGTAACGAGGTAACCATCGATGCCTTAACCGACATGGTGGGCACCAACGGCATTACCGGGTTGAAAGGTGTGCACATGGGTATTTCCTGGTTCAATAGTGGTAAGGCGCGCATTGAGTCCGGCCTTAGCGACATTGACACCGCAACTAATCGTACCAACCTGTTAAATAAAATTAAAAATTTACCAGCCAGTGGCGGCACGCCCTTGAACAGTGCGCTTGCCTCAGTGGGGCGCTATTTTATTGAGGGCGCCTCAGATAACACTACGGCACTCACCTATACCAATACCCATGTTGCCTCGGGTAAAAATGCCAAAGAGCTGTTAAACCTAGAACCAAATTACGCAAGCGGTGTTACCAAACCTACGAGTACGGTAATGCAGTACTCTTGCCAGTCGAACATTATTGTTGCTATGACAGACGGTGAGCCCACCGGCGATAACGGCTACTCTGGCCCGTTGAACCTGTGGGAAGATGGCGTTGAAGCTACAACTAATGCGCAATCACTCGACCCGGGTGACTTGGATGATGTGGCTATTGCCTTGCGTGAGCTGGATTGGCGCCCAAGCCTTTATGGTAAAGATGCCGCTGAAAACCTAAACAATATAAAAACCTATACGGTAGGTTTTGGCCTGGATATTCCGGTACTGAAAGACGCAGGTGATAAAGGTGCGGGCACAATCGATGCCAACGGTGTGGTGCAAAAACCCGGCTTCTTTTTGGCACAGGATTCTGCCGAGCTGACCACGGTATTTAAACGGATTGCCGCCGATGTAATTGCAAGCAACGGTTCCGTGGCTTCCGTGGCGTTTAACTCCAGCCAGCTGAACCAGGATAGTGCTGTATATCAAGCCAAGTTTGACACCAAAAAATGGAGTGGCCAACTTGAGGCGAGAGAGCTGACTGTAACTGGAGGCATTGCTACTACGCCGGCATGGGAGGCTGGTGATCGTATGGACGGCCAAAGTGCATCCGCGCGCAACATCATGACCTTCGCCTCAGATGGCGTGCCCTTTGAGTGGGCCAATTTAACAGAAGAGCAGAAGAACGACCTAGGCTATACCGGCCTGCCAACAGCAGCCCCGGTGCGCAACGATGTATTGGGCCAGGCCATGCTCAACTATTTGCGCGGAGACAGATCACTGGAAGGCAGCTTGTCTACGCAATTTCGCGAGCGTGATAGCAAGCTTGGCGATATTGTGAACTCTACGCCAGTATATGTAGGCAAGCCCGAGCTCTATTGGCCAGACTACCAAACCGGCAGTAATGCTGAGCTCTTTGGTGCATCTGACAAACCCTACAGTGAGTACAAAACTGCCCAAAAGGACCGTGCACCAGTTTTATATTTTGGTGCTAACGATGGCATGCTGCACGGTGTGAATGCCGCGGTGACCGGGGGCGGTGAGGAGGTTTTTGCCTACATTCCCTCGCAAGTATTCGATAGCTCTGCAGGTGATGTTGGCCTGCGCCAATTGGCAAGCCAATCCTATGGGCATAAGTTTTTCGTTGACCTTACGCCAACTGTGTCAGATGTGTTTATCAATAATGAATGGCGCACCATATTGATCGGTGGCTTGCGCGCAGGCGGCCGTGGGTTATTTGCACTGGATGTCACTAACCCATCTGATTTTAATGACCTTACCAATAAAGCAGGTAGCATTGCCCTGTGGGAGTTTGATGAAACGGTAGACGCAGACCTTGGTTATACCTTTAGCAAGCCAACCATTGCGATGCTAAAAGATGGCAGTAATTCCGGTAAGTGGGCGGCAATCTTTGGTAATGGCTACAACAATAAGGGCGACGGCAAGGCCAAGCTGTTTATTGTTTTTATCGAACAAGGCACGGATGGCACTTGGGATTCCGGTGACTACATAGAGTTGTCTACCGGTGTGGGTGATACAACTACGCCAAACGGCTTGTCTACCCCCCGTGTGGTTGACCTGGATGGCGATAGTGTTGCCGATCGCGTGTATGTCGGCGATTTGCGGGGCAATGTGTGGGCCTTCGATTTAACGGATAACAACACCGGTAATTGGGGTTTGGCCCATGGCAGCAGCCCATTGATGACGGCTAAAGACAGTAGCGGCAAGGCTCAGCCCATTACCTCCGCACCTATTGCCGCCATCAACCCTAAAGTTGCCACCAAAAATAATGAGCCCAACGTCATGGTGATGTTTGGTACAGGTAAATTTTTGGAGTCGAGTGACCCATCCAACAGCGATACCATGTCTTACTATGCCGTTTGGGATAAAGGCACGGGCGGGCGCTTGCGTGCAAACTTAAAAGAGCGCCGCTTTGTAACAGAAACCAACCCAGACGGCACCCGCGTGCGCAAGGTTACAGGGGACGCTATAGACTGGAGTTCTGACTACGGCTGGTACATTGATCTGTTGCATCGCGCAGCCTCTACTGACACTGGAACGGCCGAAGGTGAGCGAGTGATCTCAGATTCACTCTTGCGCCGTAAAGTCTTGTTCTTCAATACGGTTATTCCGGATGATACCCCCTGTAAGTCAGGCGGTAGTGGTTGGTTGTCGTCTTTGCAGTTTGATACGGGGCTCGCGCCAACAGAGGCCATTTTTGATGCGAACAACGACGGTTCCATTGACAGTGGCGACCTGAACTACGTGGGCAGTGAGTTTTTAAATGGCCTGCCAGCCCAGAGTGGTATTTTGGGTGATGTGCAGTTTACCCCCGGCAGCGATGGCACCATTAAAAGCCGTAAAGTAAATGTTGGCTCTGGTGATAAAGAGGGCCGTTTATCATGGGAAGAGGTTTATCGTGATTAA
- a CDS encoding PilX N-terminal domain-containing pilus assembly protein, with amino-acid sequence MKHSINNQRGAVLAISLVVLLVLTILVLSNNQQVVLQERMTASVRDSHLSREAAEYALLDAEAKIDAFTNTSGFKDDGAGGLYSKDNGPVDLFNGSNWAAGKIFTGSMTVSGQTVNYSYYIEELGIIPVADDELSSINITGYGQTTGGGDVTAFKVVARALGMSGSAERLVVAYYGKRL; translated from the coding sequence ATGAAACACAGCATAAATAATCAGCGGGGCGCTGTACTGGCAATCAGCCTGGTGGTGTTGCTGGTGCTCACTATTTTGGTGCTCTCGAACAATCAGCAGGTGGTATTGCAAGAGCGTATGACGGCCTCTGTACGCGACAGCCACTTATCGCGAGAAGCAGCTGAATATGCCTTACTTGATGCAGAAGCCAAAATTGATGCCTTCACCAACACCAGTGGGTTCAAAGATGACGGTGCCGGTGGGCTATACAGTAAAGATAATGGCCCGGTGGATTTGTTTAACGGCTCTAACTGGGCTGCGGGCAAGATTTTTACCGGCTCCATGACGGTAAGCGGCCAGACTGTGAATTACAGCTATTACATAGAAGAGCTTGGAATTATCCCTGTGGCGGATGATGAGCTAAGTAGCATCAACATAACAGGCTATGGCCAAACCACTGGTGGCGGCGATGTAACTGCATTTAAAGTGGTGGCCCGAGCCCTTGGCATGAGCGGCTCTGCTGAGCGGCTGGTGGTGGCTTATTACGGTAAGCGTTTGTAA
- a CDS encoding type IV pilin protein, whose protein sequence is MINRNAAMRGFTLIEIMVVVAIVAILAAIAIPSYQNSIAKSRRADAQAALQGLAQAMERHYTSTGSYAKAAAGAADTGAPAIFSTKAPIDGSATYYNLKIHAASGSAYTVVAEPVGAQAGNGVLVLTSTGRKGWDRNNTANGLASGLGASPNEVEATEWCWKDACS, encoded by the coding sequence GTGATTAATAGAAACGCAGCAATGCGCGGATTTACGCTTATTGAAATAATGGTAGTAGTGGCGATTGTGGCAATTCTTGCGGCCATCGCTATTCCCTCCTACCAAAACAGTATTGCGAAATCGCGCCGGGCGGATGCGCAAGCGGCCTTGCAAGGCTTGGCGCAGGCGATGGAGCGCCACTACACATCAACAGGCTCCTATGCAAAGGCCGCAGCGGGTGCAGCCGATACGGGGGCGCCGGCAATATTTTCTACCAAGGCGCCCATTGATGGCTCAGCCACTTATTACAATTTGAAAATCCACGCAGCGTCGGGTTCCGCCTATACAGTGGTAGCAGAGCCCGTAGGTGCGCAAGCCGGTAATGGCGTGTTGGTGCTTACCTCAACAGGCCGTAAGGGCTGGGATCGCAATAACACGGCCAATGGCTTGGCCTCAGGCCTGGGTGCCTCGCCCAATGAGGTAGAGGCTACTGAGTGGTGCTGGAAAGACGCCTGCAGCTAA
- a CDS encoding PAS domain-containing sensor histidine kinase, with protein MAAPTHKPHISTAPAKSAQEEILGQESTLSLLRVYSYYRALLGSLLLFIFHGGLTPNLVGNNAPELFSYTCIVYTAISVWTLLALWRKDFKPSQKQLLAQLCIDVVAITLLVYSSGSNTSGLGYLLIITVAYSGIFLNQQLSLLLASFASLTAIGSGVLDAMRPKGGDSSLFSAGALGVLLFITALLFRYITRRLQTSQAEARSQAAFAQHLQSLAQQVVERMNTGIIAVNKDRHLLLVNNAAYRLLSRPANQPLASLPHDIDAMLDRWESEGAHRQQIYKPEGSSKEIRVSFAALNIDQQSDTLIFLEDNRQLIQQAQQLKLASLGRLTASIAHEVRNPLGAISHAGQLLAEAPNLEAEDKKLTAIIARHSERVNNIIENVLQLSRRQQVQAQTFDITQWVNTFVEELKNGPHNEAKITLVHTQTPLLGTMDTSQLHQVMTNICDNGLRYSQQQTGIAQITLATGTDERFGLPYIDIIDEGPGVSTEQSAQLFEPFNTDSPKGTGLGLYLSKELCDANEASLEYRPTAEGKSCFRICLTHEQRVLN; from the coding sequence ATGGCAGCACCCACACACAAACCCCACATCTCGACGGCACCGGCTAAATCTGCGCAGGAAGAAATTCTGGGCCAAGAAAGCACCTTGTCGCTACTGCGTGTCTACAGCTACTACCGTGCACTTTTGGGCAGCCTTTTACTGTTTATCTTTCACGGTGGTTTAACCCCAAATCTGGTTGGCAACAACGCGCCAGAGCTATTTTCTTACACCTGTATTGTGTATACAGCGATAAGCGTCTGGACACTTCTGGCCCTTTGGCGCAAAGATTTCAAACCTTCGCAAAAGCAATTACTCGCACAGCTATGCATTGATGTTGTTGCAATTACCTTATTGGTTTATAGCAGCGGCAGTAACACCTCGGGGCTGGGCTATCTGCTCATCATCACCGTGGCCTACAGCGGTATTTTCCTGAATCAACAACTCTCGCTCTTGCTGGCCTCTTTTGCGAGCTTGACCGCCATTGGTTCAGGGGTGCTGGATGCCATGCGCCCGAAGGGGGGAGACAGCAGCCTGTTCTCGGCAGGTGCTTTGGGCGTGCTGCTATTTATTACCGCATTGCTGTTTCGCTACATCACCCGCCGCCTGCAAACAAGCCAGGCAGAAGCGCGCTCGCAAGCAGCCTTCGCACAGCACCTGCAGTCGCTGGCGCAACAGGTTGTAGAACGCATGAATACGGGCATTATCGCCGTAAATAAAGACCGCCATTTACTGCTTGTAAACAATGCAGCCTACCGGCTGCTGAGCCGGCCGGCCAATCAACCCTTAGCCTCACTCCCCCACGACATAGACGCCATGCTGGATCGCTGGGAAAGCGAAGGCGCGCACCGCCAACAGATCTATAAACCCGAGGGCTCAAGTAAAGAAATTCGCGTAAGTTTTGCCGCACTTAATATCGATCAGCAAAGCGATACGTTAATTTTTCTGGAGGATAACCGGCAGCTTATCCAACAAGCACAGCAGTTGAAACTTGCTTCACTGGGGCGATTGACAGCGAGTATTGCCCACGAAGTACGCAACCCGCTTGGGGCCATTAGCCATGCAGGTCAATTACTGGCAGAGGCGCCGAACCTTGAAGCTGAAGACAAAAAGCTTACCGCCATTATCGCGCGGCACTCAGAGCGCGTGAACAATATTATTGAAAACGTACTGCAGCTTTCCCGCCGCCAACAGGTTCAAGCACAAACTTTTGATATTACACAATGGGTAAACACCTTCGTTGAAGAGCTAAAAAACGGCCCCCACAATGAGGCGAAAATCACACTTGTACACACACAGACACCACTCCTGGGCACAATGGATACCTCGCAACTGCACCAAGTAATGACGAATATTTGCGACAATGGCCTGCGCTACAGCCAACAGCAGACGGGCATCGCACAAATTACACTGGCAACCGGCACCGATGAACGATTCGGGCTGCCCTACATAGACATCATTGACGAAGGCCCAGGTGTGAGCACAGAGCAGTCTGCCCAACTTTTTGAGCCGTTCAATACAGACAGCCCCAAAGGTACAGGGCTTGGGCTCTACCTCTCTAAAGAACTTTGCGATGCCAATGAAGCCAGCCTAGAATACAGGCCCACTGCCGAGGGCAAAAGCTGCTTTCGCATCTGCCTTACACACGAACAACGGGTACTCAACTAA
- a CDS encoding PilW family protein, producing the protein MSEAVRHSHPKSQLGFSLVEILIALGLSAVLLFGVLQIFDANKRSGSLQQAYAEVQESGRIATEFIARDLRMADYWGCAPDSDSIFDHLDATDPDYATKAGDLVGENGLSGENDIPTAPVKQINTVTVKPGTDTIRMRGSLPLSGVKVIDPYMVEVSATIHLSIAPGVTIPNGEILLISDCTGADRFSNSANNATNASTSTTTAKANLGHNTGSLGSGMVDNAIKKMSHTYTAGAQINRPFDRQYFVGQNASAGWSLYRLDQGVASEIVRNVEDLQFVYGEDTNNDGAVDVYRDASAVADMDNVLAVKVSVTTHSEANVADAAAGTNSPLNRTYTLTVNIRNRTL; encoded by the coding sequence ATGAGTGAAGCAGTGCGGCATTCGCACCCTAAATCGCAACTGGGTTTCTCGCTGGTTGAAATACTGATCGCACTGGGCTTAAGTGCTGTGTTGCTGTTTGGTGTGCTGCAAATATTCGATGCCAACAAGCGTTCAGGCAGCCTGCAGCAAGCCTATGCAGAGGTGCAGGAAAGCGGGCGTATTGCCACCGAATTTATTGCCCGCGATTTACGCATGGCAGATTACTGGGGCTGTGCACCCGATAGCGACTCAATCTTCGATCACTTAGATGCCACAGACCCGGATTACGCCACCAAAGCAGGTGATTTGGTGGGCGAAAATGGGCTTTCAGGGGAAAACGATATTCCCACCGCACCGGTAAAACAGATCAACACAGTTACTGTAAAGCCCGGAACCGACACCATTCGTATGCGAGGCTCACTGCCACTCTCGGGTGTGAAAGTTATCGACCCGTATATGGTGGAAGTGTCTGCAACTATTCACCTGAGCATCGCGCCGGGCGTCACCATTCCTAATGGTGAAATTTTGTTGATTTCCGACTGCACCGGGGCAGATCGCTTCAGTAACTCTGCAAATAATGCGACCAATGCATCTACGTCCACCACTACCGCGAAAGCCAATCTGGGCCACAACACAGGCTCATTGGGCAGCGGCATGGTAGATAACGCCATCAAGAAAATGTCGCACACCTACACTGCCGGTGCGCAAATCAATCGCCCATTTGATCGGCAATATTTCGTAGGCCAAAACGCCTCGGCGGGTTGGTCGCTCTACCGCCTAGACCAAGGTGTGGCAAGCGAGATTGTTCGCAACGTAGAAGACCTGCAATTCGTTTACGGTGAAGACACCAACAATGACGGTGCAGTAGATGTATACCGCGATGCAAGCGCAGTGGCCGATATGGACAACGTATTGGCGGTGAAAGTTTCCGTTACCACACACAGCGAGGCCAATGTGGCAGATGCTGCTGCAGGTACAAACAGCCCGCTAAATCGCACCTATACCTTAACAGTCAATATCCGTAACAGGACTTTGTAA
- a CDS encoding GspH/FimT family protein gives MTRAHGLTLLNLLISLAIISILSFVVIPGFAQILANNQATLTINTAINAIRFARAQAILHGQHVTLCPYSYNVSCGNDWAAGFTAFQDFNKNGKLDGDEEVLRVIELYAAGTVKWSSFGASSYLMFTPLGFTKSQNGTFIYCPKNKDATLAKVLIINRQGRVRQGQDTNNNNIPERSSGQDVVC, from the coding sequence ATGACACGCGCTCACGGATTGACGCTGCTCAACCTATTGATCAGCCTTGCAATCATTTCAATTTTATCTTTTGTGGTGATTCCAGGTTTCGCCCAGATACTCGCCAACAACCAAGCCACCCTCACCATTAACACCGCCATCAACGCGATCCGCTTTGCCCGCGCGCAGGCAATACTGCACGGCCAGCATGTCACCCTGTGCCCCTATAGCTACAACGTAAGTTGCGGCAACGATTGGGCCGCGGGTTTCACCGCCTTTCAGGATTTCAACAAAAACGGCAAGCTCGACGGTGATGAAGAGGTATTAAGAGTGATTGAACTGTACGCGGCAGGCACTGTGAAATGGTCGTCTTTCGGCGCTTCCAGCTACTTGATGTTTACACCGCTTGGTTTCACCAAAAGCCAAAATGGCACGTTTATCTATTGCCCCAAGAACAAAGACGCCACCCTTGCCAAGGTGCTGATTATTAATCGCCAAGGGCGCGTTAGGCAGGGGCAAGATACCAATAACAACAACATCCCGGAACGCAGCAGCGGCCAGGATGTTGTTTGTTAG